One stretch of Actinacidiphila sp. DG2A-62 DNA includes these proteins:
- a CDS encoding aminotransferase class I/II-fold pyridoxal phosphate-dependent enzyme, translating to MDHSQAPVLDALAAYHADGQLPFTPPGHKQGRGADPRVRAVLGDAVFASDVLAVAGLDDRTSSGHVLEHAQELMADAVGADHTFFSTCGSSLSVKAAMLSVAGPHEKLLVGRDAHKSVISGLILAGIRPMWVDPQWDARRHLAHPPSPAAYARMLDEHPDARGALVTSPTPYGTCADLAAIAEVCHDHGVPLIVDEAWGAHLPFHPDLPAWAMNAGADVCVTSVHKMGSGLEQGSVFHLRGDRVGPDTLQSRADLLGTTSPSVLIYAGLDGWRRQMAEEGRRLLDGALALSRRVRGQLAAIDGLHVNDRDDFCGPGLGHDMDPLQVFVELDGLKISGYAAADWLRAHHRVNLHVADHRRASAQLTYADDAGSADRLVEAFADLAAHAEELRPTAEVDLPDPAELRLEQVMLPRDAFFGRIEQVPVEQAEGRLAAEVLTPYPPGIAAALPGERLNAAVLDYLRSGVKAGMVVPDAADPEAASIRVVADEP from the coding sequence ATGGACCACTCGCAGGCACCCGTTCTCGACGCCCTGGCGGCGTACCACGCCGACGGACAGCTGCCCTTCACCCCGCCCGGCCACAAGCAGGGCCGCGGGGCCGACCCGCGGGTGCGCGCCGTGCTGGGCGACGCGGTGTTCGCCTCGGACGTGCTCGCGGTCGCCGGGCTGGACGACCGGACCTCCTCCGGCCACGTGCTGGAGCACGCCCAGGAGCTGATGGCCGACGCGGTCGGCGCGGACCACACCTTCTTCTCCACCTGCGGCAGCTCGCTGTCGGTCAAGGCGGCCATGCTGTCGGTGGCCGGCCCGCACGAGAAGCTGCTGGTGGGCCGGGACGCCCACAAGTCGGTGATCTCCGGGCTGATCCTGGCCGGCATCCGCCCGATGTGGGTCGATCCGCAGTGGGACGCCCGCCGGCACCTCGCGCACCCCCCGTCCCCCGCCGCCTACGCCCGGATGCTGGACGAGCACCCCGACGCGCGCGGCGCCCTGGTCACCAGCCCGACCCCGTACGGGACGTGCGCCGACCTCGCCGCGATCGCCGAGGTGTGCCACGACCACGGCGTGCCGCTGATCGTGGACGAGGCGTGGGGCGCGCACCTGCCGTTCCACCCCGACCTGCCGGCCTGGGCGATGAACGCGGGCGCCGACGTGTGCGTGACGTCCGTGCACAAGATGGGCTCGGGCCTGGAGCAGGGCTCGGTGTTCCACCTGCGCGGTGATCGCGTCGGCCCGGACACCCTGCAGTCGCGCGCCGACCTGCTCGGCACCACCAGCCCGTCCGTCCTGATCTACGCCGGACTCGACGGCTGGCGCCGGCAGATGGCCGAGGAGGGCCGCCGGCTGCTCGACGGCGCGCTGGCGCTGTCCCGGCGGGTGCGCGGACAGCTCGCCGCGATCGACGGCCTGCACGTCAACGACCGGGACGACTTCTGCGGCCCGGGCCTGGGCCACGACATGGACCCCTTGCAGGTCTTCGTCGAGCTCGACGGCCTGAAGATCAGCGGCTACGCGGCCGCCGACTGGCTGCGCGCCCACCACCGCGTCAATCTGCACGTCGCCGACCACCGCCGGGCCAGCGCCCAGCTGACCTACGCCGACGACGCCGGCTCGGCCGACCGGCTGGTGGAGGCCTTCGCCGACCTCGCCGCGCACGCCGAGGAGCTGCGCCCCACGGCCGAGGTGGACCTGCCCGACCCGGCCGAGCTGCGGCTGGAGCAGGTCATGCTGCCGCGCGACGCCTTCTTCGGCCGGATCGAGCAGGTGCCGGTGGAACAGGCCGAAGGCCGGCTGGCCGCCGAGGTGCTCACGCCGTACCCGCCCGGCATCGCGGCCGCGCTCCCCGGCGAGCGACTGAACGCCGCGGTGCTTGACT
- a CDS encoding UdgX family uracil-DNA binding protein (This protein belongs to the uracil DNA glycosylase superfamily, members of which act in excision repair of DNA. However, it belongs more specifically to UdgX branch, whose founding member was found to bind uracil in DNA (where it does not belong), without cleaving it, appears to promote DNA repair by a pathway involving RecA, rather than base excision.) encodes MDDGDKDGGDGGNGRGYDATPYLPERGGLPAHRATARDCRGCPLYRDATQTVFGEGTASARLMMVGEQPGDKEDLDGEPFVGPAGRLLRKALDEAGLADEKPYVTNAVKHFKYTPVRRASGAKQRIHKPPTLREMSACRPWLAAELRLVGPEAVVALGATAGRALLGPSFRVGPVRGTVLPLPAPDALGAPAPGDAAAGEGPGAPRAWPVPTVHPSSVLRADDREAAYDAFVADLRVAAGLLRD; translated from the coding sequence GTGGATGACGGGGACAAGGACGGCGGGGACGGCGGGAACGGCCGGGGCTACGACGCGACGCCCTATCTGCCGGAGCGCGGCGGGCTGCCGGCCCACCGGGCGACGGCGCGGGACTGCCGGGGGTGCCCGCTGTACCGGGACGCGACGCAGACGGTGTTCGGCGAGGGGACCGCGTCGGCGCGGCTCATGATGGTGGGCGAGCAGCCCGGGGACAAGGAGGATCTCGACGGCGAGCCGTTCGTCGGCCCTGCCGGGCGGCTGCTGCGCAAGGCGCTGGACGAGGCGGGACTCGCCGACGAGAAGCCCTATGTGACGAACGCGGTCAAGCACTTCAAGTACACCCCGGTGCGGCGCGCCTCGGGCGCGAAGCAGCGCATCCACAAGCCGCCGACGCTCCGGGAGATGTCCGCCTGTCGGCCCTGGCTGGCGGCGGAGCTGCGGCTGGTCGGGCCGGAGGCGGTGGTGGCGCTCGGCGCGACCGCGGGTCGCGCGCTGCTCGGGCCGTCGTTCCGGGTCGGCCCGGTACGCGGCACGGTCCTGCCGCTGCCCGCGCCCGACGCCCTGGGCGCGCCCGCCCCGGGCGACGCGGCGGCGGGCGAGGGGCCGGGCGCCCCGCGGGCCTGGCCGGTTCCCACCGTGCACCCCTCGTCCGTGCTGCGGGCGGACGACCGCGAGGCCGCGTACGACGCGTTCGTGGCGGATCTGCGGGTGGCGGCCGGACTGCTGCGGGACTGA
- a CDS encoding dsRBD fold-containing protein — MQQRTAPQARTKTWTLRMDIVEENDDDTTVEAVLDTGGRTLRCRSTAQRSRHDPPAPEVGDEYAAGRALLDLGRQLLGRASADAEQNERSMDRAWPLG, encoded by the coding sequence ATGCAGCAGCGAACCGCGCCGCAGGCGCGCACCAAGACCTGGACCCTGCGCATGGACATCGTGGAGGAGAACGACGACGACACCACGGTGGAGGCGGTGCTCGACACCGGCGGGCGCACGCTGCGCTGCCGCTCCACCGCCCAGCGCAGTCGGCACGATCCGCCGGCCCCGGAGGTGGGCGACGAGTACGCCGCCGGGCGCGCCCTGCTCGACCTCGGGCGGCAGCTCCTCGGGCGGGCGTCGGCCGACGCCGAGCAGAACGAGCGGTCCATGGACCGCGCCTGGCCGCTCGGCTGA